The proteins below are encoded in one region of Bacillota bacterium LX-D:
- a CDS encoding glycosyltransferase family 4 protein, with the protein MKIAMISTNLLRTPPVMYGGAEKVISLLTEELVKRGHEVTLFATGDSLTSAHLNYLYEKPDWSWEKETKFAQYAFANCKEFDLVHNNSYPGLEMAQFCPVPTVTTMHSLSAHYKKYRDNMYIAISSRQRFLFRELRKVRVIHHGLDVNQYPFSSDCDNYLVWVGRICWEKGVHHAVQGARKYGLPLKLIGPIADEDYFSQKIKPYLGGKIEYLGEMGESKNQIVKKAKCFLMPIEWEEPFGLVIIEAMACGTPVIAFNRGAVMELIDHGRTGFIVTCPEEMFQAVENIDQIDRLNCRQHVMKNFSIEKMASDHEKAYLDILKGKFR; encoded by the coding sequence ATGAAAATAGCAATGATTTCCACGAATCTGCTTAGAACTCCGCCGGTGATGTACGGAGGCGCAGAAAAGGTTATTAGTTTACTTACAGAGGAGTTAGTAAAAAGGGGGCATGAAGTAACTTTGTTTGCTACGGGAGATTCCTTAACTTCCGCCCACCTGAATTATTTGTATGAAAAGCCGGACTGGTCCTGGGAGAAGGAAACCAAATTTGCCCAATATGCTTTTGCCAATTGTAAGGAATTCGATCTGGTGCATAACAATTCTTATCCAGGTTTGGAAATGGCTCAATTTTGCCCCGTACCAACAGTTACAACAATGCATAGCTTATCAGCTCATTACAAGAAATATAGGGATAATATGTATATTGCCATTAGCTCAAGGCAACGGTTCCTTTTTCGGGAATTAAGAAAGGTTCGAGTGATTCATCATGGACTAGATGTTAATCAGTATCCATTTTCAAGTGATTGCGACAATTACCTGGTTTGGGTTGGGCGCATCTGCTGGGAAAAAGGAGTCCATCATGCTGTCCAAGGGGCAAGAAAGTACGGCCTGCCTTTAAAATTAATTGGCCCAATTGCAGACGAAGATTATTTTAGTCAAAAGATAAAGCCCTATTTAGGCGGAAAAATAGAATACCTAGGTGAAATGGGTGAAAGCAAAAATCAGATTGTAAAAAAAGCTAAATGTTTTTTAATGCCTATTGAGTGGGAAGAACCCTTCGGCTTAGTAATTATTGAAGCAATGGCTTGTGGAACGCCGGTTATCGCATTTAATAGAGGAGCAGTCATGGAACTAATTGACCATGGAAGGACAGGATTCATTGTTACTTGTCCCGAAGAAATGTTTCAGGCAGTGGAAAATATTGACCAAATAGATCGGTTAAATTGCCGGCAGCATGTAATGAAGAATTTTTCCATTGAAAAAATGGCTTCAGACCATGAGAAGGCTTACCTTGATATTTTAAAAGGAAAATTTAGATAA
- a CDS encoding ATP-binding protein yields MEIDKSLTAKAVEVFNSIKIIDTENHALQKVILPDIDVFASPDVYVQVVDRYGRNIARSSNLGGQFLPIDLQTITSAGRKELSFKTYSYKNVRLRIYNQPIFLDAELVGILQVARTLNSSVQTLTNLRLILLTCLTLAIMAAASAGWFLARSALRPIEKVTEEAGSIGEHQDLSHRVQYNGPSDEVGRLVQTFNTMLARLQTAYEKLENSYVMQKRFLADASHELRTPLTTIRGNVELLEKIGENSSALRQECLADIRSEAERMSRLVNDLLALARAEAGQLPEKEPIALTPFLREVLRQGSLLKKEVNFIYDDPEELHGVKILGNTDYLRQLFLILLDNAFKFTPPQGTVTFSFTKEPQSVVFKIKDTGSGIAAEDLPHIFERFYRGNKARSQEGTGLGLAIAKWITEVHAADIKVSSQLGIGSTFTIKFFYIFV; encoded by the coding sequence ATGGAAATAGACAAATCATTAACAGCTAAGGCTGTTGAAGTCTTTAATTCAATTAAAATTATCGACACCGAAAATCATGCTCTGCAAAAAGTAATTTTACCTGATATAGATGTTTTTGCCTCTCCCGATGTTTACGTACAAGTGGTAGACCGTTATGGTCGTAATATAGCCCGCTCCAGTAATTTGGGAGGTCAATTTTTACCCATTGACTTGCAAACAATTACTTCCGCAGGCCGAAAAGAGCTTTCTTTTAAAACATACTCTTATAAAAACGTCCGGCTTAGAATCTATAACCAGCCCATTTTTTTAGATGCAGAGTTGGTAGGTATTTTACAGGTAGCGCGCACTCTAAATTCAAGTGTACAAACTTTAACTAACCTACGTTTAATTTTACTAACCTGTCTTACCTTGGCAATTATGGCGGCAGCCAGCGCAGGCTGGTTTCTAGCAAGATCTGCCCTCCGTCCCATAGAAAAAGTTACCGAAGAAGCTGGTTCAATTGGAGAACACCAGGATTTAAGCCACCGAGTACAGTACAATGGTCCTTCCGATGAAGTAGGCAGGCTAGTTCAAACTTTTAATACTATGCTGGCAAGGCTGCAAACTGCCTATGAAAAATTAGAAAATTCTTATGTAATGCAAAAAAGGTTTTTAGCTGATGCATCTCATGAATTGCGCACTCCATTGACTACTATTCGCGGAAATGTGGAATTATTAGAAAAAATAGGAGAAAACAGTTCCGCACTTAGGCAGGAGTGTTTGGCTGATATTAGAAGCGAAGCAGAAAGGATGTCCCGTCTAGTCAACGATTTATTGGCTTTAGCCAGGGCAGAAGCTGGTCAACTTCCGGAAAAAGAGCCTATTGCACTTACCCCTTTCTTACGGGAAGTTTTACGTCAAGGAAGTTTATTAAAAAAGGAGGTCAATTTTATTTATGATGATCCGGAAGAACTTCATGGAGTTAAAATTCTAGGGAACACAGATTATTTACGGCAACTTTTTTTAATTTTACTAGACAACGCTTTTAAATTTACCCCTCCTCAAGGAACAGTTACTTTTTCTTTTACCAAGGAACCCCAATCTGTTGTTTTTAAGATCAAAGATACGGGATCTGGTATTGCAGCTGAAGATTTACCCCACATTTTTGAACGTTTTTACCGAGGGAATAAAGCCCGCAGCCAAGAAGGAACAGGCTTAGGTTTAGCTATCGCTAAATGGATTACAGAAGTCCACGCTGCTGACATTAAAGTCAGCAGCCAATTAGGGATAGGCTCTACTTTTACCATTAAATTTTTTTATATTTTTGTGTAA
- a CDS encoding response regulator transcription factor — protein MHILVVDDDAKITAFLRRSLEYEGYQVSVAYDGFSGLKEAQKGQADLIILDLMLPGMDGFKICEEIRSFSSVPILMLTAKDEIKDRVKGLNVGADDYLVKPFALEELLARIKALFRRSGKDTAKILEYSDLSLNLETREVQRGERKISLTNKEFDLLAIFLRHPRQILTRDTLMDEVWGIDYNGESNVLEVFIGYLRQKLEANKETRLIHTVRGIGYTLRE, from the coding sequence ATGCATATTCTAGTTGTTGATGATGACGCTAAAATAACTGCTTTTTTGCGCCGTAGTTTAGAATATGAAGGTTATCAGGTATCCGTGGCTTATGATGGATTTTCCGGACTAAAGGAAGCCCAAAAAGGCCAGGCCGATTTAATCATTTTAGATTTAATGCTGCCAGGGATGGACGGTTTTAAAATATGTGAAGAAATACGTTCTTTTAGCTCCGTCCCTATTTTAATGCTAACTGCTAAAGATGAAATTAAAGACCGAGTTAAGGGTCTAAATGTAGGCGCAGACGATTATTTAGTTAAACCCTTTGCCTTAGAAGAACTGCTAGCTCGGATAAAAGCACTTTTTAGGCGTTCCGGGAAAGATACTGCCAAAATCTTAGAGTACTCTGATCTGAGCCTTAACCTTGAAACCAGAGAAGTTCAAAGGGGGGAAAGGAAAATCAGCCTAACTAATAAAGAATTTGATCTGCTAGCAATTTTTTTACGCCATCCCCGGCAAATTCTTACTAGGGATACTTTGATGGATGAGGTTTGGGGCATTGACTATAACGGGGAATCCAATGTCTTAGAAGTTTTCATCGGCTACTTGCGCCAAAAATTAGAAGCTAACAAAGAAACTAGATTAATCCATACTGTTAGAGGTATTGGATATACCCTAAGGGAGTGA